From the genome of Nicotiana sylvestris chromosome 2, ASM39365v2, whole genome shotgun sequence, one region includes:
- the LOC104235963 gene encoding uncharacterized protein isoform X2, translated as MLGVFMRTVNTSLSLYLLVHEAFEVQDTVITGLEFAVQSFTMSMLTKLRCITLDVTGTLIAYKGELGDYYCMAAKAAGKQCPDYKRVHEGFKLAYTEMAQKHPCFGFAEKIPNIVWWKTCVRDSFVRAGYEYDEETFEKIFRRIYATFGSSAPYSIFPDSKPFLRWLRERGITVGLVSNAEYRYQDVILPALGLHQGSEWDFGVFSGLEGVEKPDPRLFEIALKRAGNVAPEEVLHIGDSMRKDYLPARSVGMHALLLDRFKTADAVNWRKSGATVLPDLTATKDWLTSEELKCSDM; from the exons ATGTTAGGCGTCTTTATGAG GACTGTGAATACCTCTTTAAGCTTATATCTTTTGGTTCATGAAGCTTTTGAAGTACAAGATACAGTAATCACAGGGTTAGAGTTTGCTGTCCAATCGTTTACAATGTCTATGTTAACAAAGTTACGCTGCATCACGCTTGATGTTACCGGTACACTCATTGCTTACAAAGGAGAGCTGGGTGACTATTATTGCATGGCAGCCAAAGCTGCTGGGAAGCAATGTCCTGACTATAAGCGGGTTCATGAAGGTTTTAAGCTCGCATATACAGAAATGGCACAGAAGCACCCATGTTTTGGATTTGCTGAAAAGATTCCTAACATTGTGTGGTGGAAAACTTGTGTCAGGGATTCCTTTGTTAGG GCAGgatatgaatatgatgaggaGACATTTGAGAAGATATTTAGACGCATATATGCTACTTTTGGTTCTTCTGCGCCTTATAGCATATTTCCTGATTCTAAACCGTTTCTCAGATGGCTTCGCGAGAGGGGCATTACGGTTGGGCTGGTCAGCAATGCCGAGTATCGGTATCAGGACGTAATTCTTCCTGCTTTAGGTTTGCATCAG GGATCTGAGTGGGACTTTGGCGTATTCTCGGGTCTTGAAGGTGTTGAAAAACCAGATCCAAGATTATTTGAGATTGCCTTGAAGAGAGCAGGAAATGTAGCACCGGAAGAAGTACTTCATATTGGAGATAGCATGAGGAAAGACTACTTGCCCGCACGAAGTGTTGGGATGCATGCTTTATTGTTGGACAGATTCAAAACAGCTGATGCTGTCAATTGGAGAAAATCTGGTGCCACTGTGCTGCCTGACTTGACCGCTACCAAAGACTGGCTTACTTCTGAGGAATTGAAATGCAGTGACATGTGA
- the LOC104235963 gene encoding uncharacterized protein isoform X1 — translation MQFISPLKLYRTVNTSLSLYLLVHEAFEVQDTVITGLEFAVQSFTMSMLTKLRCITLDVTGTLIAYKGELGDYYCMAAKAAGKQCPDYKRVHEGFKLAYTEMAQKHPCFGFAEKIPNIVWWKTCVRDSFVRAGYEYDEETFEKIFRRIYATFGSSAPYSIFPDSKPFLRWLRERGITVGLVSNAEYRYQDVILPALGLHQGSEWDFGVFSGLEGVEKPDPRLFEIALKRAGNVAPEEVLHIGDSMRKDYLPARSVGMHALLLDRFKTADAVNWRKSGATVLPDLTATKDWLTSEELKCSDM, via the exons ATGCAGTTCATTAGTCCTCTTAAATTGTATAG GACTGTGAATACCTCTTTAAGCTTATATCTTTTGGTTCATGAAGCTTTTGAAGTACAAGATACAGTAATCACAGGGTTAGAGTTTGCTGTCCAATCGTTTACAATGTCTATGTTAACAAAGTTACGCTGCATCACGCTTGATGTTACCGGTACACTCATTGCTTACAAAGGAGAGCTGGGTGACTATTATTGCATGGCAGCCAAAGCTGCTGGGAAGCAATGTCCTGACTATAAGCGGGTTCATGAAGGTTTTAAGCTCGCATATACAGAAATGGCACAGAAGCACCCATGTTTTGGATTTGCTGAAAAGATTCCTAACATTGTGTGGTGGAAAACTTGTGTCAGGGATTCCTTTGTTAGG GCAGgatatgaatatgatgaggaGACATTTGAGAAGATATTTAGACGCATATATGCTACTTTTGGTTCTTCTGCGCCTTATAGCATATTTCCTGATTCTAAACCGTTTCTCAGATGGCTTCGCGAGAGGGGCATTACGGTTGGGCTGGTCAGCAATGCCGAGTATCGGTATCAGGACGTAATTCTTCCTGCTTTAGGTTTGCATCAG GGATCTGAGTGGGACTTTGGCGTATTCTCGGGTCTTGAAGGTGTTGAAAAACCAGATCCAAGATTATTTGAGATTGCCTTGAAGAGAGCAGGAAATGTAGCACCGGAAGAAGTACTTCATATTGGAGATAGCATGAGGAAAGACTACTTGCCCGCACGAAGTGTTGGGATGCATGCTTTATTGTTGGACAGATTCAAAACAGCTGATGCTGTCAATTGGAGAAAATCTGGTGCCACTGTGCTGCCTGACTTGACCGCTACCAAAGACTGGCTTACTTCTGAGGAATTGAAATGCAGTGACATGTGA
- the LOC104235961 gene encoding H/ACA ribonucleoprotein complex subunit 4, producing MTDVELSRSEKKKKKTKSLKNDDETQTLDKKSDLDVDFLIKPQSYTPTIDTSQWPILLKNYDRLNVRTGHYTPLPSGFSPLKRPLAEYIRYGILNLDKPANPSSHEVVAWIKRILRVEKTGHSGTLDPKVTGNLIVCIDRATRLVKSQQGAGKEYVCVARLHADVPDVAKVARALEALTGAVFQRPPLISAVKRQLRIRTIYESKLLEYDADRHLVVFWISCEAGTYVRTLCVHLGLLLGVGGHMQELRRVRSGILGEKNNMVTMHDVMDAQWMYDNYRDETYLRRVIMPLEVVLTSYKRLVVKDSAVNAICYGAKLMIPGLLRFENDIEVGEEVVLMTTKGEAIALGIAEMTTAVMATCDHGVVAKIKRVVMDRDTYPRKWGLGPRASMKKKLVAEGKLDKHGKPNEKTPAEWLRNVVLPTGGDAMVAGLAAANVKTDPDVVPADGAVGDVEKKKKKKHKEDEEEEGNKRKLDDLDASPAPSALKKPKVEIVEEKKAGDEAVEVQVTKKEKKKKKKEADEAATPDVETAKKEKKKKDKEKDGAASSDEEKSEKKKKKKKKDKDAENGDVAVGSDGDEGSKSKKKEKKKKKNKDAQDE from the coding sequence ATGACTGACGTCGAGCTCTCTCGttcagagaagaagaaaaagaaaaccaaATCTCTCAAAAATGACGACGAAACCCAAACACTTGACAAAAAATCCGATCTTGATGTTGATTTTCTCATCAAACCACAAAGCTACACCCCCACTATCGACACTTCACAGTGGCCCATTCTCCTGAAAAACTACGACCGTCTCAATGTACGAACTGGTCACTACACTCCTCTCCCATCTGGGTTTTCACCACTGAAGCGTCCACTTGCTGAGTACATAAGGTACGGTATCCTTAATCTTGATAAACCTGCTAACCCATCTTCACATGAAGTTGTAGCTTGGATTAAAAGAATCCTCCGGGTCGAGAAAACGGGTCACAGTGGTACTCTTGATCCTAAAGTTACTGGTAATTTGATCGTTTGCATTGATAGAGCGACCCGTTTGGTTAAATCCCAACAGGGTGCTGGTAAAGAATATGTTTGTGTTGCTAGATTACATGCTGATGTCCCTGATGTTGCTAAGGTAGCTAGAGCACTTGAGGCTTTAACTGGGGCTGTGTTTCAAAGACCACCTTTGATTTCTGCTGTGAAAAGACAACTTAGGATTAGAACTATTTATGAAAGTAAGTTGCTTGAGTATGATGCTGATAGGCATTTGGTTGTGTTTTGGATATCGTGTGAGGCTGGTACGTATGTTCGGACGCTTTGTGTGCATCTTGGATTGTTGCTGGGCGTGGGTGGACATATGCAGGAGTTGAGGAGAGTGAGGTCTGGGATTTTGGGTGAGAAGAATAATATGGTGACGATGCACGATGTGATGGATGCACAATGGATGTATGATAACTATAGGGATGAGACTTACTTGAGGAGGGTAATTATGCCATTGGAGGTGGTTTTGACTAGTTATAAGAGGTTGGTGGTTAAGGATTCGGCAGTGAATGCTATTTGTTACGGTGCAAAGTTGATGATTCCCGGGCTTTTGAGGTTTGAGAATGATATTGAGGTTGGTGAGGAGGTTGTGCTGATGACTACTAAAGGGGAGGCCATAGCATTGGGGATTGCGGAAATGACCACTGCTGTTATGGCCACTTGTGATCATGGTGTTGTTGCTAAGATTAAGAGAGTGGTGATGGATAGGGATACTTATCCTAGGAAATGGGGCTTGGGGCCGAGGGCTTCGATGAAGAAAAAGTTGGTTGCTGAGGGGAAGTTGGATAAACATGGAAAGCCAAATGAGAAAACTCCAGCTGAGTGGTTGAGGAATGTTGTTTTGCCTACAGGAGGGGACGCTATGGTTGCTGGTCTCGCTGCTGCTAATGTGAAAACTGATCCTGATGTGGTGCCTGCTGATGGTGCAGTTGGTGAtgttgagaagaaaaagaagaagaaacataAGGAAGATGAGGAGGAGGAGGGTAACAAGAGAAAATTAGATGACTTAGATGCATCCCCTGCACCCAGTGCTTTAAAGAAACCAAAGGTAGAGATAGTCGAGGAGAAGAAAGCTGGAGATGAAGCTGTGGAGGTTCAAgtcacaaagaaagaaaagaagaaaaagaagaaagaagctGATGAAGCTGCAACCCCTGATGTAGAGACggcaaaaaaggaaaagaaaaagaaggataaAGAGAAAGATGGTGCTGCATCTTCAGATGAGGAGAAgtctgagaaaaagaagaaaaagaagaagaaagataaagaTGCAGAGAATGGTGATGTAGCTGTTGGGAGTGATGGCGATGAAGGAAGTAAAagcaagaagaaggagaagaagaaaaagaagaataaagatGCACAAGATGAGTAG
- the LOC104235963 gene encoding uncharacterized protein isoform X3: MSMLTKLRCITLDVTGTLIAYKGELGDYYCMAAKAAGKQCPDYKRVHEGFKLAYTEMAQKHPCFGFAEKIPNIVWWKTCVRDSFVRAGYEYDEETFEKIFRRIYATFGSSAPYSIFPDSKPFLRWLRERGITVGLVSNAEYRYQDVILPALGLHQGSEWDFGVFSGLEGVEKPDPRLFEIALKRAGNVAPEEVLHIGDSMRKDYLPARSVGMHALLLDRFKTADAVNWRKSGATVLPDLTATKDWLTSEELKCSDM, translated from the exons ATGTCTATGTTAACAAAGTTACGCTGCATCACGCTTGATGTTACCGGTACACTCATTGCTTACAAAGGAGAGCTGGGTGACTATTATTGCATGGCAGCCAAAGCTGCTGGGAAGCAATGTCCTGACTATAAGCGGGTTCATGAAGGTTTTAAGCTCGCATATACAGAAATGGCACAGAAGCACCCATGTTTTGGATTTGCTGAAAAGATTCCTAACATTGTGTGGTGGAAAACTTGTGTCAGGGATTCCTTTGTTAGG GCAGgatatgaatatgatgaggaGACATTTGAGAAGATATTTAGACGCATATATGCTACTTTTGGTTCTTCTGCGCCTTATAGCATATTTCCTGATTCTAAACCGTTTCTCAGATGGCTTCGCGAGAGGGGCATTACGGTTGGGCTGGTCAGCAATGCCGAGTATCGGTATCAGGACGTAATTCTTCCTGCTTTAGGTTTGCATCAG GGATCTGAGTGGGACTTTGGCGTATTCTCGGGTCTTGAAGGTGTTGAAAAACCAGATCCAAGATTATTTGAGATTGCCTTGAAGAGAGCAGGAAATGTAGCACCGGAAGAAGTACTTCATATTGGAGATAGCATGAGGAAAGACTACTTGCCCGCACGAAGTGTTGGGATGCATGCTTTATTGTTGGACAGATTCAAAACAGCTGATGCTGTCAATTGGAGAAAATCTGGTGCCACTGTGCTGCCTGACTTGACCGCTACCAAAGACTGGCTTACTTCTGAGGAATTGAAATGCAGTGACATGTGA